Genomic DNA from Thermodesulfobacteriota bacterium:
CTGGAGCCCTTGCAGGAGCTGGCCGTGGCCACCGTGATTTTGGTGGCCGACAGCGAGCTGGGGCTCCGTGAGTCTCCGGCCGCACGCCCGTTTTTCGGCGACGGCTGGCTGGCGGTCCGGCTTGCCGACACCCTGGCCATCGTGAGCCGGACGCCGGCGCATGCCTCCTTCGAGCTGGCCGGTCCGGACGGCGGCACAGTCAGTCTCATCATCGTGGCCGGGCTGGCGCCGGACAGCACGGCGAGCGTGGTCGCCGGCAGCAGCCGCTGGCTGATGACTGCCGATGCGAACGGCCTGGCGGTCTTGCGCCCGCATCCCCCTTCTCCTCCCCGGGGCCTGAGCGCCATCGAGGGCGGGGGACCTTCCCCCGGCACAAGGCGATGAGGACCGGCTCCTCTTCTCTGGCGGCCGGCGCGGCGGCTCCTGGCCTGCGCTCCCAGGTCCTCACCCTGGGCCGGGCCCGGGCCCTGGAGAGCGCCACCCAGCTCGTCCTGCCCATGGTGCTGGTGCGTCTCTTGCCGGTGGAGGAGTACGGCCAGTACCGGCTGTTCTGGCTGGCCACCGCCACCTTGACCCTGGTTATGCCCCTGGGTATGCCCCGCAGCCTGCTCTACTTTCTGCCCCGCCTGCCCCGGGAGGAGCGGGCCACCTATGTGGGGCAGACACTCCTGGTGCTGGCCGCCACCGGTCTGGCCGCCGCCCTCCTGCTGAGCCCGGCCAATCCCTGGCGACCGGCCGCCGTTGCCGCCCTGCCCTGGCCCTGGCTGGCCGGTTTTGCCGGGCTGTCGGTCCTGACCACCACCCTCGACTACCTGCCCAACGCCGACGGCGATCTGGCCGGGCAGGCCTGGAGCCTGGTCGGGCTGGCCGCTCTTCGGGCCGGCATCGTGACCGCGGCCGCCTTGGCCGGTGGCCTGCCCCTGGTGTTTGCCGGTCTGGCGGCTTACGCCCTGGCCCGCTGCGGGCTGCTGCTCGTCTACGTGGCCCGGCGGCACGGCTGGCCGGAGCTGGCCCGGGTCCGGCGCCACCTGCGGCCGCACCTGTCCCATGCCATTCCCTTCGGCCTCAACGCCAGCCTCTTCCAGCTGCGGCGCCAGGCCGAGCTGTGGCTCGTCGCCCTGATGTTCCCGGCCAACGCCTTTGCCATCTTCACGGTCGGGGTCACCCAGCTGCCGGTGGTGGATGTGGCACGGCAGGTGCTGGCCGATGTCACCCTGCCCCGGATGAGCGCCCTGCAGGCCCAGGGTCGCCATGCCCAGCTCCTGGCGGTCAACCAGCGGGCCAACCTGGCGGCCGCGGTTCTGATCTTCCCGGTGGTGGCGTTTCTCTTTGCCTTTGCCCGGGAAGCGCTGGCCGTCGCCTTCACCCCCGCCTATCTGGAGGCGGCGCCCGTTTTGCGGATCTCGCTCCTCGCTGTCGCCCGTATGGCCGTGGA
This window encodes:
- a CDS encoding oligosaccharide flippase family protein; the protein is MRTGSSSLAAGAAAPGLRSQVLTLGRARALESATQLVLPMVLVRLLPVEEYGQYRLFWLATATLTLVMPLGMPRSLLYFLPRLPREERATYVGQTLLVLAATGLAAALLLSPANPWRPAAVAALPWPWLAGFAGLSVLTTTLDYLPNADGDLAGQAWSLVGLAALRAGIVTAAALAGGLPLVFAGLAAYALARCGLLLVYVARRHGWPELARVRRHLRPHLSHAIPFGLNASLFQLRRQAELWLVALMFPANAFAIFTVGVTQLPVVDVARQVLADVTLPRMSALQAQGRHAQLLAVNQRANLAAAVLIFPVVAFLFAFAREALAVAFTPAYLEAAPVLRISLLAVARMAVDASGILMAFSQRRFVLGTGAVLLAVSVATSGLGAWWLGPVGAALGS